A genomic window from Lotus japonicus ecotype B-129 chromosome 1, LjGifu_v1.2 includes:
- the LOC130733946 gene encoding cinnamoyl-CoA reductase 1-like: MSEHVCVTGGSGCIGSWLVHLLLDRGYTVHATVQNLNDETETKHLQSLEGASTRLRLFQIDLLHYDTVLAAVNGCAGVFHLASPCIVDQVHDPQKELLDPAIKGTENVLAAAKEAGVRRVVVTSSVSAITPSPSWPSDVVKREDCWTDIEYCQQKELWYPMSKTLAEKAAWDFAKENGLDVVVVNPGTVMGPVIPPRLNASMVMLVRLLQGCAETYENFFMGLVHFKDVALAHILVYENKGAAGRHMCVEAISHYGDFVAKVAELYPEFNVPKMQRDTQPGLLRAKDGSKKLMDLGLEFIPMEEIIKDAVESLKDKGFIS; the protein is encoded by the exons ATGTCCGAGCACGTTTGCGTCACCGGCGGCAGTGGCTGCATCGGTTCATGGCTGGTCCATCTCCTCCTCGATCGTGGCTACACCGTTCACGCCACCGTCCAAAATCTCA ACGATGAAACCGAGACGAAGCATCTACAATCTCTCGAAGGAGCATCCACTCGCCTCCGCCTGTTCCAGATCGATCTCCTCCACTACGACACCGTCCTCGCCGCCGTCAACGGCTGCGCCGGCGTTTTCCACCTCGCCTCTCCTTGTATTGTTGATCAAGTCCATGACCCTCAG AAGGAGCTTCTGGACCCGGCGATCAAAGGGACTGAGAATGTTCTTGCTGCGGCGAAGGAAGCAGGAGTGCGGCGCGTGGTGGTCACGTCCTCTGTTTCTGCGATTACCCCGAGCCCCAGTTGGCCTTCTGATGTTGTCAAGAGAGAGGATTGCTGGACTGACATTGAATACTGCCAGCAAAAAGAG TTGTGGTATCCAATGTCAAAGACATTGGCAGAGAAAGCTGCTTGGGATTTTGCTAAAGAGAATGGTTTGGATGTTGTGGTGGTGAATCCTGGTACTGTAATGGGCCCTGTTATTCCACCAAGGCTTAATGCAAGCATGGTCATGTTAGTGAGACTTCTTCAAG GTTGTGCTGAAACATATGAGAACTTCTTTATGGGATTGGTCCACTTTAAAGATGTAGCATTGGCACATATTTTAGTGTATGAGAACAAAGGAGCAGCTGGTAGACATATGTGTGTAGAAGCTATTTCTCACTACGGCGACTTTGTAGCAAAAGTTGCTGAACTTTATCCAGAGTTTAATGTGCCAAA GATGCAACGAGATACCCAGCCAGGATTGTTGAGAGCAAAGGATGGATCAAAGAAACTCATGGATTTGGGTTTGGAATTCATTCCAATGGAGGAAATTATTAAGGATGCTGTAGAGAGTTTGAAGGACAAAGGGTTCATATCTTGA
- the LOC130728891 gene encoding putative disease resistance protein RGA1: MLRRNKNNTQLWLEELKDAVYELDGIFDEYSIKSLGLRGFSFFKPKNIMFRYEISKRLKEITRRFDEIAKRGRNFTLDVEELQTGDDEWRQTISIDDQSQIYGRDDDKKRTVEFLLKQARGSHFLSIYPIVGLGAVGKTTLAYLVFNDESVNNNFSVKIWVCVSKSFSIKRILSSIIEAVTHEKYDTLQLDEMESKVQELLQNKRYLLVLDDVWALMETTWNEVKFVLSCGSKGACILVTTRDKKVAAIMGTCQAHYLVGLSEDQSWLLFKKCAFGPGKEVSEESVAIGKEIMKRCGGLPPSIRELGIQCSRNEDTKWHIVRQQELWMLSSQIQTFRTLMLSYFDLSPMSRECYAFCVIFPKDTEIIKEDIIHLWMANGFISSRGNLEVEDVGSAIWDELCQKLFFQDIKVDDSSGDISFKMHYLIHELAQLIMRQECLLFDYENMRHLRKSVRHVSFHGDIVYDEVLERVESFFLKLERVKSMRTLYELELHGQGNILLFPLTPPLREIHTSSFKLPHSLRVIRTSSLKLLPLKNLIHLRYLELYGFAINKLYGPFIDTLLESISSLQKLEILKLKHFSNLICLPKQFTSLKNLRHLATKCCYSLSRMFPDIRKLSRLRTLNVYIVGSEAGHTLAELHDLELGGKLSLEGLENVDSLSDAQDANLVSKENLQDLSFSWYRRDILDLSVLWYQSGETESPAINVEHVLEGLRPPLYLKKLRIHQYEGLSFCFPWILHMRSLVVLELHDCRNVQRLSSLGLLSLRKLKIQDMDNMQYMDDDDDESYDDMEFRAFPSLEELELRGLPKLERLLKAEKRNMFPLLSHLYIFYCPKLVLPHLPSLKSLQLYVCNNEVLRPISSFNALTSLELSCGDKYLTSFPEGIMRNLASLETLVIYNFPRLKKIPNELINLNALRHLEIIWCEELESLPEEGWESLCSVLTLKFYLCSGLRSLPEGVRRLTSLEVLEICLCPTLGERCKKGIGEDWEKIQHIPKVIVDGIYTKNPTARVGRIWHC, encoded by the coding sequence ATGCTAAGAAGGAACAAAAACAATACACAGCTGTGGCTAGAGGAACTAAAAGATGCTGTGTACGAGCTAGATGGTATCTTTGATGAATATTCTATAAAATCCCTTGGACTTAGGGGATTTTCctttttcaaaccaaagaatATAATGTTCCGCTATGAGATTAGTAAGAGGCTGAAAGAGATTACAAGGAGGTTTGATGAGATTGCTAAGCGTGGGAGAAACTTCACTCTTGATGTTGAGGAACTGCAAACTGGAGACGACGAATGGCGCCAAACTATCTCAATTGATGACCAATCTCAAATATATGGACGAGATGATGATAAGAAAAGGACTGTGGAGTTTCTTTTGAAGCAAGCACGAGGATCTCACTTCCTTTCCATCTATCCTATTGTTGGCTTAGGTGCAGTTGGAAAGACAACACTTGCTTATTTAGTTTTCAATGATGAAAGCGTAAATAACAATTTTAGTGTAAAAATTTGGGTTTGTGTTTCGAAAAGTTTTTCTATTAAGAGGATTCTAAGCTCCATTATTGAAGCAGTCACACATGAAAAGTATGATACACTGCAACTAGATGAAATGGAAAGCAAGGTGCAAGAATTGTTGCAAAATAAAAGATATTTGCTAGTCTTGGATGATGTGTGGGCATTAATGGAAACCACGTGGAATGAGGTGAAATTTGTGTTGTCATGTGGATCCAAAGGTGCTTGCATCTTGGTAACAACTCGCGATAAGAAAGTTGCAGCAATCATGGGAACATGTCAAGCTCATTATTTGGTTGGCCTGTCTGAGGATCAAAGTTGGTTATTATTCAAAAAATGTGCATTTGGTCCTGGAAAGGAAGTCAGTGAAGAGTCTGTTGCAATAGGTAAGGAGATTATGAAGAGGTGTGGGGGATTACCACCCTCAATTCGAGAATTAGGAATCCAATGCTCGAGGAATGAGGACACGAAATGGCATATAGTTAGACAGCAAGAGCTTTGGATGTTATCGTCTCAGATTCAGACTTTCCGTACATTAATGTTGAGCTACTTTGATTTATCACCAATGTCAAGAGAATGTTATGCTTTTTGTGTCATATTTCCCAAAGATACCGAAATCATAAAAGAAGATATAATTCATCTTTGGATGGCTAATGGGTTTATTTCATCAAGAGGTAACTTGGAGGTAGAAGATGTTGGGAGTGCGATTTGGGATGAATTGTGCCAAAAGTTATTCTTCCAAGATATCAAGGTAGATGATTCTTCTGGAGACATTTCTTTCAAGATGCATTATCTTATCCATGAACTTGCTCAATTAATTATGAGGCAAGAGTGTTTGCTTTTCGACTATGAAAATATGAGACATTTGAGGAAAAGCGTACGCCATGTTAGTTTTCATGGTGACATAGTCTATGATGAAGTCTTGGAGAGAGttgaatctttttttttgaaattggagAGAGTTAAATCTATGCGAACTTTATACGAGTTAGAACTTCATGGCCAAGGTAATATATTATTGTTTCCCTTAACTCCTCCTCTTCGAGAAATACACACAAGTTCATTTAAGTTACCTCATTCTCTCCGAGTAATACGCACAAGTTCACTTAAGTTACTACCACTCaaaaatttaattcatttgAGGTATTTGGAGCTTTATGGTTTTGCAATAAATAAGCTTTATGGTCCTTTCATAGACACCCTCCTTGAATCAATTTCTAGCTTGCAGAAATTAGAAATCTTAAAACTGAAACatttttcaaatcttatttgtttaccaaaGCAATTCACATCCTTAAAGAACCTTAGACATCTTGCCACCAAATGTTGTTATTCATTATCTCGTATGTTCCCTGACATTCGAAAACTATCTCGTTTGAGAACATTGAATGTTTACATCGTCGGTTCAGAGGCAGGGCACACCTTGGCAGAACTACATGATTTAGAATTGGGAGGAAAACTAAGCCTTGAAGGCCTAGAAAATGTTGATAGTTTATCTGATGCTCAAGACGCCAATTTGGTTAGTAAAGAAAATCTCCAAGATTTAAGCTTCTCATGGTACCGTCGTGATATCCTAGATTTAAGCGTCTTATGGTACCAAAGTGGTGAAACTGAGTCACCTGCTATTAATGTTGAGCACGTACTTGAAGGGCTTCGACCTCCCTTATATCTCAAGAAGTTGAGAATACACCAGTATGAAGGACTAAGTTTCTGTTTCCCTTGGATATTGCATATGAGAAGTTTAGTTGTTCTTGAACTTCACGATTGCAGAAACGTCCAACGACTTTCGTCACTTGGTCTACTATCTTTGAGAAAACTTAAAATACAAGATATGGACAATATGCAGTacatggatgatgatgatgatgaaagttACGATGACATGGAGTTTAGGGCTTTCCCATCTTTGGAGGAACTCGAGTTGCGTGGGTTACCAAAGTTAGAACGGTTGTTGAAAGCAGAAAAAAGGAATATGTTTCCATTACTTTCTCATTTGTACATATTCTATTGCCCTAAGCTTGTTTTGCCTCACCTTCCATCACTTAAGAGCCTCCAGTTATATGTTTGTAACAATGAGGTACTCAGGCCAATTTCTAGTTTTAATGCTCTTACCAGCCTTGAGCTTTCTTGTGGTGATAAATATTTGACATCCTTTCCCGAGGGAATAATGAGAAACTTGGCTTCTCTTGAAACTCTGGTAATATATAATTTCCCTAGATTGAAGAAAATACCAAATGAACTCATCAACCTCAACGCTTTGAGGCACCTAGAAATCATATGGTGTGAAGAGCTCGAGTCTTTACCAGAGGAAGGTTGGGAAAGTCTTTGCTCAGTTTTAACGCTCAAGTTTTATTTGTGTAGCGGATTGAGATCCTTGCCAGAAGGTGTTCGACGCCTCACTTCACTTGAGGTTTTGGAGATTTGTCTTTGCCCAACATTAGGGGAGAGGTGTAAGAAGGGAATAGGGGAAGATTGGGAGAAGATACAACACATTCCAAAAGTGATTGTCGATGGCATATATACTAAGAATCCCACTGCACGTGTTGGCAGGATATGGCACTGTTAA
- the LOC130731674 gene encoding uncharacterized protein LOC130731674 — protein sequence MLFKIQATFESTWEDRTQKASEQNAPPPNELDVWLEVAGVKKGRIYGLGMESTVMHNKYRGSSSSSSEWVRREEFDQLRDTLDITQKMVRQMMEMMQTTAPTNVHTDHGDNSDDLEESEDADDLGGS from the coding sequence GCTACATTTGAAAGTACATGGGAAGATAGGACGCAAAAAGCATCTGAGCAAAATGCTCCTCCACCTAATGAGCTAGATGTGTGGCTTGAGGTAGCTGGTGTGAAAAAAGGTAGAATTTATGGATTAGGAATGGagtctactgtgatgcataaCAAATATCGTGGCTCAAGCTCTTCATCATCTGAGTGGGTACGAAGAGAAGAGTTTGATCAATTGAGGGACACATTAGACATCACTCAAAAAATGGTACGTCAGATGATGGAAATGATGCAAACAACAGCACCAACCAATGTGCATACAGATCACGGTGATAATTCAGATGATTTAGAGGAGTCAGAGGATGCAGATGATCTAGGTGGTTCTTGA
- the LOC130728901 gene encoding uncharacterized protein LOC130728901: protein MDMNGRVPQASSSSATSVSDPHGRRVICDCGVVSPLRTSWTRENPRRRFYGCGLYQGRKRRCGFFQWHDQEFNQREKKVIAWLLTVVEGLKKKEKILLWCIGVCCVVIVVLVTVIGLMYWKL from the exons ATGGACATGAATGGGCGAGTGCCTCAAGCTTCGTCGTCGTCTGCGACGAGTGTGAGTGACCCCCATGGTAGAAGAGTGATTTGCGATTGTGGGGTTGTTTCTCCACTTAGGACGTCGTGGACAAGAGAGAACCCAAGGAGAAGGTTCTATGGATGTGGCTTGTATCAG GGTAGGAAAAGGAGATGTGGGTTTTTCCAGTGGCATGATCAAGAGTTCAATCAACGCGAGAAGAAGGTGATTGCTTGGTTACTTACTGTGGTTGAAGgcttgaagaagaaggagaagatttTACTTTGGTGTATTGGAGTTTGCTGTGTAGTTATTGTGGTGTTGGTCACAGTGATTGGCCTTATGTATTGGAAGCTCTGA